One Frankia alni ACN14a DNA window includes the following coding sequences:
- a CDS encoding NAD(P)/FAD-dependent oxidoreductase has product MDRIVIVGAGLAGGRAAVELRAQGFTGSIVLLGAEEHPPYDRPPLSKGVLSGRLEETTLPLDLGGVEVRLGQRATGLRPGTVETDAGPLAYDGLVLATGAAPVTLPGDGPQRVLRTIDDARGLRDALKPGVRLVVVGAGWIGAEVATIAAKIGAEVTVIEAAASPLQVALGGEVGGQTVPWYAEAGVDLRLGVSVREIGPQALVLGDGEVLAADEVVVGVGVRPDTAWLAESGLVLDRGVVADEHLAASWSADGPPVVVVGDCAAWWSRRYDRRLRVEHWDCAQGSPAVAAATLLGGEAVYDPVPYFWSEQFGRMVQVVGLAGAGDTRVWRGDPGAVTAPEARRAPGWSVGWFAPDGRLSAIATVNRPMDAVAARRLIAADAVVDAERFTDLAIPLKDLATA; this is encoded by the coding sequence TCGTGGGGGCGGGGCTCGCCGGCGGGCGGGCGGCGGTGGAACTGCGCGCGCAGGGGTTCACCGGGAGCATCGTGCTGCTGGGCGCGGAGGAGCACCCGCCCTACGACCGGCCACCGCTGTCCAAGGGTGTGCTGTCGGGTCGGCTCGAGGAGACCACCCTGCCGCTCGACCTCGGCGGCGTGGAGGTCCGGCTCGGCCAGCGGGCCACCGGGCTGCGCCCCGGGACCGTGGAGACGGACGCGGGCCCGCTCGCCTACGACGGGCTGGTGCTCGCCACCGGGGCCGCGCCGGTGACCCTGCCGGGTGACGGGCCGCAGCGGGTGCTGCGCACCATCGACGACGCGCGGGGGCTGCGCGACGCGCTCAAGCCCGGCGTCCGCCTGGTCGTCGTCGGCGCGGGGTGGATCGGCGCGGAGGTCGCGACGATCGCGGCGAAGATCGGCGCCGAGGTGACGGTGATCGAGGCGGCCGCGTCGCCGCTGCAGGTGGCGCTCGGCGGCGAGGTCGGCGGGCAGACCGTGCCCTGGTACGCCGAGGCGGGCGTGGACCTGCGCCTCGGGGTGTCGGTGCGCGAGATCGGCCCGCAGGCGCTGGTGCTCGGCGACGGTGAGGTGCTGGCGGCCGACGAGGTCGTCGTCGGGGTGGGCGTGCGCCCGGACACCGCCTGGCTCGCCGAGTCCGGCCTCGTCCTGGACCGGGGGGTCGTCGCCGACGAGCATCTCGCCGCCTCCTGGAGCGCGGACGGGCCGCCGGTGGTGGTGGTCGGGGACTGCGCGGCGTGGTGGTCGCGGCGCTACGACCGGCGGCTGCGGGTGGAGCACTGGGACTGCGCGCAGGGCAGCCCCGCGGTCGCCGCGGCCACGCTGCTCGGCGGCGAGGCGGTCTACGACCCGGTGCCCTACTTCTGGTCGGAGCAGTTCGGCCGGATGGTGCAGGTCGTCGGGCTGGCGGGGGCGGGGGACACGCGGGTGTGGCGGGGGGACCCCGGCGCCGTCACGGCGCCGGAGGCCAGGCGGGCGCCCGGCTGGTCCGTCGGCTGGTTCGCGCCCGACGGCCGCCTGTCCGCGATCGCGACCGTGAACCGCCCCATGGACGCCGTCGCCGCCCGTCGCCTGATCGCCGCCGACGCGGTTGTGGACGCCGAGCGATTCACCGACCTCGCGATCCCCCTGAAGGACCTCGCCACCGCGTGA
- a CDS encoding glycoside hydrolase family 26 protein — MALASVTASTWALATPASAATVTIEDTAVGTGNNQVSYTGTWTQCSGCAPSTLNGSYRSSTNYGSIATVRFTGTQANIFGVKGPDGGHAAFSVDGRTPTVVDTFATTLAASLVFSTGPLSAGAHTVQITNIHERNPASNGYYVAFDRAEVTTDPAPPPPPPPAPTATVVEDTAIGTGNNQVSYSTGWVPCVGCVTSPNNSLYYTGVANAVATVRFTGTQINVYGVKGSANGFGTFRIDGAQPVVVDTYAPVSSVTLLYTSNLLTAGAHTLTFTNDGHRSTASSGNNIGFDRAEITTTSVPSTPPIYAGPRSGKPWLSGTFPDPVMNQSNLEAFCTWRGTPCDFVLLYVTRNNWTNVTQPADLLRTFATWPGRLIISIPPFPENIGASNATCATGAYDSYWRTFGTFLNTYGRQNSFLRLGWESNGDWYQWAGTNPTDYVNCFRHVADAINSTAEPDPTICWCLNAHYSQNPPSHNPMELYPGDAWVDGVGLDAYDHYPPSTTKAAFDAQANAPGGLNYWYNFAQAHNKLFGVGEWGVVSGSGDNGGGDNANYVQWMYDWFVAHAGKGFAYEYYFNNCDQGNVGSNLYRPLGNGCFYRNPNAGARYKQLYSARP; from the coding sequence GTGGCGCTGGCCAGCGTCACGGCGAGCACGTGGGCGCTGGCGACGCCCGCGAGCGCCGCCACGGTCACGATCGAGGACACCGCCGTCGGCACCGGGAACAACCAGGTCTCCTACACGGGAACCTGGACCCAGTGCAGCGGATGCGCGCCCAGTACCCTCAACGGCAGCTATCGGTCTTCCACGAACTACGGCTCGATCGCCACGGTCCGGTTCACCGGAACCCAGGCCAACATCTTCGGCGTCAAGGGGCCTGACGGCGGGCACGCCGCCTTCAGCGTCGACGGCAGGACGCCGACGGTCGTGGACACCTTCGCGACGACCCTCGCCGCCAGCCTGGTGTTCAGCACGGGCCCACTCTCGGCGGGCGCCCACACCGTGCAGATCACGAACATCCACGAGCGGAACCCGGCGTCCAACGGTTACTACGTCGCCTTCGACCGCGCCGAGGTCACCACCGACCCGGCGCCGCCCCCACCACCGCCACCGGCCCCGACGGCGACCGTCGTCGAGGACACCGCCATCGGCACCGGGAACAACCAGGTCTCCTACTCCACCGGCTGGGTGCCCTGCGTCGGCTGTGTGACCTCACCCAACAACAGCCTGTACTACACCGGCGTCGCCAATGCGGTCGCCACGGTCCGGTTCACCGGCACCCAGATCAACGTCTACGGGGTCAAGGGTTCGGCCAACGGGTTCGGGACGTTCCGGATCGACGGCGCCCAACCGGTCGTCGTCGACACGTACGCCCCGGTTTCCTCCGTGACCCTGCTGTACACCTCGAACCTGCTGACGGCCGGCGCGCACACCCTGACGTTCACGAACGACGGCCATCGCAGCACCGCGTCCAGCGGGAACAACATCGGGTTCGACCGGGCCGAGATCACCACCACGTCCGTGCCGAGCACGCCCCCGATCTACGCCGGTCCCCGCTCGGGCAAGCCGTGGCTGTCCGGCACCTTTCCCGACCCGGTCATGAACCAGTCGAACCTCGAGGCGTTCTGCACCTGGCGCGGCACCCCCTGCGACTTCGTCCTGCTCTATGTGACGCGGAACAACTGGACGAACGTCACCCAGCCGGCGGATCTGTTGCGTACGTTCGCCACCTGGCCGGGAAGACTGATCATCTCCATTCCGCCGTTCCCGGAGAACATCGGCGCCAGTAACGCGACCTGCGCCACCGGCGCCTACGACTCGTACTGGCGGACCTTCGGCACCTTCCTGAACACCTACGGCCGGCAGAACTCCTTCCTGCGGCTCGGCTGGGAGAGCAACGGGGACTGGTACCAGTGGGCGGGCACCAACCCGACCGACTACGTCAACTGCTTCCGGCATGTCGCGGACGCCATCAACTCGACGGCCGAGCCGGATCCCACCATCTGCTGGTGCCTCAACGCCCACTACTCGCAGAACCCGCCGAGCCACAATCCGATGGAGCTCTACCCCGGTGACGCCTGGGTCGACGGGGTCGGCCTCGACGCCTACGACCACTACCCGCCGTCCACGACGAAGGCCGCGTTCGACGCCCAGGCCAATGCACCCGGCGGGCTGAACTACTGGTACAACTTCGCCCAGGCCCACAACAAACTCTTCGGCGTCGGAGAGTGGGGTGTGGTCAGCGGCAGCGGTGACAACGGCGGCGGCGACAACGCCAACTACGTCCAGTGGATGTACGACTGGTTCGTGGCCCATGCCGGCAAGGGATTCGCGTACGAGTACTACTTCAACAACTGTGACCAGGGCAACGTCGGGTCCAACCTGTACCGACCGCTCGGCAACGGGTGCTTCTATCGGAATCCCAACGCGGGGGCGCGATACAAGCAGCTCTATTCTGCCAGACCATAG
- a CDS encoding SAM-dependent methyltransferase — translation MQDREEPRPWWNSAVEGDLASVDLKTDQPHSARIYDYFLGGKDNFPADRAAAEQALIGFPTARTGARENRAFLRRVTRFLAAQRGIRQFLDIGTGIPTSPNLHEIAQAAVPDARVVYADNDPIVLAHARALLASTPQGRTAYIDADLRDPAAILASTELRDTLDLARPVALSLIAVFHFIPDEADPYGIAARLLDALPSGSYLALSHATADLDPGAEELAATYRARGVSMTMRGRAAVERFFAGLELVEPGVVAAQRWRPDDPTLAGVADAEVSGYGGLARKP, via the coding sequence GTGCAGGATCGTGAGGAGCCCAGGCCGTGGTGGAACAGCGCGGTCGAGGGCGACCTGGCGTCGGTGGATCTGAAGACCGATCAGCCGCATTCGGCCCGTATCTATGACTACTTCCTGGGCGGGAAGGACAACTTCCCGGCGGACCGCGCCGCCGCCGAGCAGGCACTGATCGGTTTCCCGACGGCCCGGACCGGCGCCCGGGAGAACCGGGCCTTTCTGCGGCGGGTGACCCGCTTCCTCGCGGCGCAGCGGGGGATCAGGCAGTTCCTCGACATCGGCACCGGCATCCCCACGTCCCCGAACCTGCACGAGATCGCGCAGGCGGCGGTCCCGGACGCGCGGGTGGTCTACGCGGACAACGACCCGATCGTGCTGGCACACGCCCGCGCCCTGCTCGCCAGCACCCCGCAGGGTCGGACCGCCTACATCGACGCGGACCTGCGGGATCCGGCTGCGATTCTCGCCTCCACCGAGCTGCGGGACACCCTCGACCTGGCCCGCCCGGTGGCGCTGTCGCTGATCGCGGTCTTCCACTTCATCCCCGACGAGGCCGACCCGTACGGGATCGCCGCCAGGCTGCTCGACGCGCTGCCCTCGGGCAGCTACCTGGCGCTCTCGCACGCCACCGCAGACCTCGATCCCGGCGCCGAAGAGCTGGCCGCGACCTACCGGGCGCGCGGCGTGTCGATGACCATGCGCGGCCGGGCGGCGGTGGAACGGTTCTTCGCCGGGCTGGAGCTCGTCGAGCCGGGCGTGGTGGCCGCCCAGCGCTGGCGCCCGGACGACCCGACGCTCGCAGGAGTGGCCGACGCCGAGGTCAGTGGATACGGCGGTCTCGCCCGCAAGCCCTGA